The DNA sequence GGCGGGGGGAGCACCGAGTTCGTTTTCGGGCCGGGGGAGGGTGAGTCGGTTTCCCTTTCGACGGGGGTGGTCGTCCTGTCCACCCTGCTGCCGCTCTCGGATCCGCCGGACCCGTGGGAGCTGCGCGCCGTGTCGCATTACGCGGGGCGTCGGATCGAGGACGGGACGCGGCCGTTCGGGCGCAGGGGATTCCGCCGGCTGATCGGAACCGCGGGAACCTTCACGACGCTGGCCGCGATGGAGCGGGGGATGACCCGCTACGACCCGGACCGGATCAACGGGACGAGGCTCTCCGCCGGCTCCGTCCGACGGTGGGCCGACCGGCTCGGGAGGATGACAAACGCGCAGCGGCGGCGCGTGCCCGGGATGGAGAAGGGAAGGGAACGGTACGTCGTGTTCGGGACGCTGCTGATCGTCGCGGCGCTGGAGCGTTTCCGGGTGAGCGGGGTGACGGTGTCCGACGCCGGCCTCCTCGAGGGGATCCTGGCGGGAGTCGGATGAAACGGGGGGAAAAAAGGATGAAAAAGGAGACGGGGATGACATTGGCGGGGGAAATGGTGGAAGGGTTGACGTTCGACGACGTGCTGCTGATCCCGGCGGAATCCGCCGTGATCCCCAAGGACGTCGACGTGACCGTCGACCTCACGCCCGATATCCGGCTGAACATCCCGCTCGTGTCCGCCGCGATGGACACGGTCACGGAGTCGGACACCGCCATCGCCATGGCCCGCGAGGGGGGAATCGGGATCATCCACCGGAACAACACCCCGGACGAGCAGACGATCGAGGTGGACCGGGTGAAGAAATCCGAGAGCGGCATGATCTCCGACCCGATCACGGTCGACCCCGACCAGCGCGTCGTCGAGGCCCTCGACGTGATGAAGAAGTACCGGATCTCGGGACTGCCGGTCACGCGGGACGGGAAGCTCGTCGGCATCCTCACCAACCGCGACCTGCGGTTCGAGACAAATTTCGAGCAGCCGATCCGCAGCGTGATGACGAAGGACGACCTGGTCACCGTCCCGGTGGGGACGACGCTCGACCAGGCCCGCGAGATCCTTCACCGGAACCGGATCGAGAAGCTCCTCGTGGTGGACGGCCGGAACAACCTCAAGGGGCTGATCACGATCAAGGACATCCTGAAGATCACGAAGTACCCGGACGCCTGCAAGGATGCCCTCGGAAGGCTGCGCGTCGGAGCGGCGGTCAGCGTCTCCGGGTGGGAGGAGCGGGTCCAGAAGCTGCTCAAGGCCGGCGTGGACATCGTCTGCGTGGACACGGCGCACGGGCATTCCAGGGATGTCCTGCGGGTCGTCAAGGCGATCCGCTCCACCTTCCGCGGGGTGCGGATGATCGCCGGGAACGTCGCCACGGGCGAGGGGACCGAGGCGCTGATCAAGGCGGGCGTGGACGCCGTCAAGGTCGGCGTCGGTCCGGGGTCGATCTGCACGACCCGCGTCGTGGCGGGCGTCGGGGTTCCGCAGTTCTCCGCGATCATGCGGTGCGCGAAGACGGCGAAGCGGAAGGGCGTTACCATCCTGGCGGACGGCGGGATCAAGTATTCCGGGGACATCACGAAGGCGATGGCGGCGGGCGCCTCTTCCGTGATGATCGGCTCCCTCTTCGCTGGGACGGAGGAGAGCCCGGGGGAGATGATCCTGTACCAGGGACGCTCCTACAAGGTGTACCGCGGGATGGGGTCGCTGGAGGCGATGAAGAAGGGGAGCAAGGACCGGTATTTCCAGTCCCACGTCGAGACGGAGAGCAAGCTTGTCCCCGAGGGGATCGAGGGGAGGGTCCCCAACCGGGGTCCCCTGGCGGGCGTCGTCTTCCAGCTCGTCGGCGGGTTGAAGTCCGGGATGGGGTACGTCGGGGCGCGAAACATCCCGGAGCTGCAGAAGCGGGCGAGCTTCCTCAAGATCACCCCGGCCGGTCTCCGCGAGAGCCACGTCCACGACGTGATCATCACCAAGGAAGCCCCGAACTACCGGGTGGAGTAGCGCATTGGACGGGAAGATCCTCATCCTCGACTTCGGGTCGCAAACCACGATGCTCATCGCGCGCCGCATCCGGGAGCAGCGCGTCTACAGCGAGATCCACCCCTTCAACGTGGGGACGGAGTTCGTGCGCGGCTTCGCGCCGGCCGGGATCATCCTCTCCGGCGGGCCGTCCAGCGTCTACGACGCCGACGCGCCGCGGATCTCCAGGGAGGTGCTCGAACTGGGTGTCCCCGTGCTGGGGATCTGCTACGGAATGCAGCTGGTCGCGGATTTGCTGGGCGGCAAGGTCGGCCGGTCGGAGGAACGGGAGTACGGCGTCGCCAGCATCCGCGGGCAATGGGGGAGCCCCCTCTTCCTCGGGATCGAGGAGTTCCGACACGACATGCAGATCCCGGTCTGGATGAGCCACGGGGACCGGATCGACGAGCTGCCGAAGGGGTTCACCTCCATCGCGCGGTCGGGGAGCTCGCCGGTTGCCGCGATGGCGAATCCCGAGGGGACGATCTTCGGCGTGCAGTTCCACCCGGAGGTGGTGCACACCCCGCGGGGCACGGAGATCCTCGCCAACTTCCTGTTCCGCGTCTGCGGGCTTTCCCCCGACTGGACGATGCACTCCTTCGTCGAGAGCAGCGTGAAGAGGATCCGGGAGAAGACGGGGTCCGAGGGGGTCGTTCTCGGGCTCTCCGGGGGGGTCGACTCGTCCGTCGCGGCGGTGCTCCTGCACAAGGCGATCGGCGACCGGCTGACCTGCATCTTCGTCGACAACGGACTCCTGCGCGGGGGGGAGGCGGAGGAGGTCGTCCGGACCTTCCGGGACGCGATCGGGCTCCGGCTCGATTTCGTCGACGCCTCCGCGCAGTTCCTCGAGGCGCTCGCCGGCGTGGATGACCCGGAGCGCAAACGGAAGATCATCGGAGAGCTGTTCGTGCGCGTCTTCGAGCAGGAGGCCCGGAAGATCCCGGGCGTCGGCTTCCTGGCGCAAGGAACCCTCTATCCGGACGTGATCGAGAGCGTGTCGTTCAAGGGGCCTTCGGCCGTCATCAAGTCCCATCACAACGTGGGGGGGCTGCCGGAGCGGATGCACCTGAAGCTCGTCGAGCCGCTTCGCGAGCTGTTCAAGGACGAGGTCCGCGAGCTGGGGCGGGAACTCGGGGTGCCTTCCCGCGTTCTCGAGCGCCAGCCGTTCCCCGGGCCGGGCCTCGCGGTCCGCATCATCGGGCCGGTCACGGAGGAGCGGCTGCGCATCCTGCGCGAGGCCGACCTGATTGTCGACGCCGAGATCCGGGCGGCGGGGCTCTACGAGTCGATCTGGCAGTCGTTCGCTGTTCTTCTCCCGATCAAGACGGTGGGCGTGATGGGGGATTTACGGACGTATGAAAACGTCGCCGCCGTCCGGGCGGTCCACAGCCAGGACGGGATGACCGCCGACTGGGTCCGGCTCCCGTACGACGTCCTGCAGCGGATTTCCACGCGGATCATCAACGAGGTGAAGGGGATCAACCGCGTCGCGTACGACATCTCCTCGAAGCCCCCGGGAACGATCGAGTGGGAATGAAGAGCTTCGTCCACCTCCACCTCCATTCGGAATACAGCCTCCTCGACGGGACGATCCAGTTCAAGCCGCTGATCGAGCGCGCGAGGAAGCTTTCGATGCCCGCCGTCGCCGTCACCGACCACGGCGGGATGATGGGCACGATCGGGTTCTACGAGGAGGCGCTGAAGGGGGGCGTGAAGCCGATTATCGGGACGGAGATCTACGTAGCGCCGGGATCCCGCGGGGAGCGGAAGGTCGCCCCCACCGGGGAATATGCGTACCACCTGATCCTGCTCGCGGAGAACGAGACCGGGTACGGGAACCTCCTGCGGCTCTCCTCCCTCGCCCACACGGAAGGGTTCTACTACCGTCCGCGAGTCGACAAGGAGCTGCTGCGGAGGTACTCGGAGGGACTGATCGCGACCTCGGCGTGCCTGCAGGGCGAGATCCCGTTCGCGTTGGGTACCGAGGGCGAGGCGAAGGCCCTCGAAGTGCTGGAGGAGTACAGGTCGATCTTCAACGGCGGGCGCTTCTACCTCGAGATCCAGGACAACGGGCTTCCCGACCAGGCGAAGATGAACCCGCTCCTCATCGCGCTGGCGCGCCGGACCGGGACGCCGCTGGTCGCGACGAACGACTGCCACTACCTCAACCCCGGGGACGACAAGCTGCAGGAGATCCTTCTCTGCCTGCAGACGGGGAAGACGATCTCGGACCCGGGCCGGATGCGGTTCGGATCGCCCCAGTTCTACGTGAAGAGCGCCGAGGAGTTCGACCGGGCGTTCGGGCACGCCGCCCCCGACGCCATCGCCAACACGCTGGCGATCGCGGAACGGTGCAACGTGAAGATCGAGCTCGGGGTGAGCAAGCTCCCCGAGATCGCCCTGCCCCCCGGGGTCACCGCGGACGGGAAGCTTCGGGAGATCGCGACGGCGGGGCTCGAGCGGCGGCTCGAGGAGCGGTCGAAGCGGGAGGGGGGGGTGCCGCAGACGCTCGTCGAGGAGTACCGGCGGCGCCTCGCCTACGAGCTCTCCGTGATCGAGAAAACCGGGTTCGCCAGCTACTTCCTGATCGTCGCCGACTTCATCGGCTGGGCGAAGGACGAACGGATTCCGGTGGGGCCGGGCCGCGGCAGCGCGGCGGGGAGCCTGGTGGCGTTCTGCGTCCGGATCACCGAGGTGGATCCGATCCGGTACAAGCTCCTGTTCGAGCGGTTCCTGAATCCCGAGCGGGTGAGCCTCCCCGACATCGACTGCGACTTCTGCAAGAACCGCCGCGAGGAGGTGATCGCCTACGTCCAGCGCAAGTACGGGGTGGAGAACGTCGCCCAGCTCATCACCTTCGGGACGTGGAAGCCCCGCGGCGCCGTCCGGGACGTGGGCAGGGTACTCGAGATGCCGTACGCCGAGGTCGACCGGATCGCCAAGATGATCCCGGCCGACCTCAAGATGACGGTGGAGGATGCGCTGAAGGCCGAACCGCGCTTCCGGGAAATGATCGACGCGAACCCGAAGATCGCCGACCTCTTCCGCTTCGCGGGGGAGATCGAGGGGCGCAACCGGCACGCGGGGACGCACGCATCGGCGGTGGTGATCGCGAACCGCCCGATCACGGACTATTCGCCCCTGTACCGGCAGGCCACCGGCGAGATCACGACGCAGTACGAAATGAACCCCATCGAGCGGGTGGGACTCGTCAAGTTCGACTTCCTCGGCCTGCGCACGCTGACCGCCATCGACGACACGCTGAAGCTTCTCAAGGAGATCCGGGGGATCGAGATCGACCCGAACGCCCTGGAGCTCACCGACGCGGAAACGTACGAGCTGATGGGTCGCGGCGACACGGTGGGGGTCTTCCAGGCCGAGAGCGGGGGGTTCACCCAGCTCGCCAAGAATCTCAAGCCCGACCAGTTCAACCACCTGGTCGACATGGTCGCCCTGCACCGGCCGGGGCCCCTCCAGAGCGGCATGGCGGCCGATTTCGTGGAGCGGCGGCACGGGAGGCGGAAGGTGGAGTTCCTCCTTCCCCAGCTGAAGGAGATCCTCGGGGACACGTACGGCGTTATCGTCTACCAGGAGCAGGTGATGGAGATCGCCAGGGCACTTGCCGGGTTCACCCTCGGCGAGGCCGACGTCCTCCGGAAGGCGATGGGGAAAAAGGACGACGCCCTGATGGAGCGCCAGAAGGCCCACTTCCTCGAGGGAGCGAAGGGGAACGGGATCCGCGAGGCGAAGGCCGCTGCGATCTTCGACCTGATGGCGCAGTTCGGGGGGTACGGCTTCAACAAGTCCCACAGCGCCGCGTACGCCCTGCTGGCGTACCAGACGGCGTACCTCAAGACGCATTACCCCGTGGAGTACTTCAGCGCCCTGATGACTTCCGAGTCCGGGGACACCGACAAGATCATCCGGTACATAGGGTACTGCCGGGAGAAGGGGATCCCGATCCTCCCGCCGGATGTGAACGAATCCCGGTACGCCTTCTTTCCCTCCGACCGGGCGATCCGGTTCGGCCTTTCCGCGATCAAGGGACTCGGGGCGTCGGCGATCGAAGCCATCCTCGAGGCACGGAGCGGGAGCCCCTTCCGCTCCGTCCGCGACCTCCTCTCCCGGGTCGACCTGCGGAAGGTGAACAAGCGGGCGCTGGAGAGCATGATCAAGTCCGGCGCCCTCGACTCCCTCGACCCGGACCGCGGCAGGGTGTTCGGGGAGCTCCCCACCCTCCTCGAGGAGGCGCAGGCGGAAGTCCGGAGGCGCGAGTCCGGCCAGTTCGCGCTCTTCGGGGAAGCGTCGGGTGGAAAGCCCGGAAAGCGGGGGCGGAAAGGGGAGGCCGCGGCCGCCTCGTGGTCCCGGCGGGAGCGACTCTCCTTCGAGAAGGAGACGCTGGGATTCTATATCACCGGGCATCCGATGGATTCGTTCGCCGGGGAGATCGCCATGTACGCGAACACGACCACCGGCGGGCTTTCCGCGCTGAAGAACGAAACGGAGGTCCGGATCGGCGGCCTCGTCACCGGGCTGAAGGAGAAGGTGACCCGGCGCGGGGACAAGATGGCCAACTGGACGCTGGAGGATCTCGAGGGGACGGTGGACGTCGTCGTCTTCCCGAGGCAGCTTCCGGAATGCCGCGAGGCGTTGGCGAGCCCGGAGCCCGTCTTCCTCGTCGGCAGGCTCCGCATCGAGGAGCAGGGCGTGAAGATCCACACGGAGGAAATCTTCCGGATGGAGAATGTCCGGGAGCGGCTTGCG is a window from the bacterium genome containing:
- the dnaE gene encoding DNA polymerase III subunit alpha; translation: MKSFVHLHLHSEYSLLDGTIQFKPLIERARKLSMPAVAVTDHGGMMGTIGFYEEALKGGVKPIIGTEIYVAPGSRGERKVAPTGEYAYHLILLAENETGYGNLLRLSSLAHTEGFYYRPRVDKELLRRYSEGLIATSACLQGEIPFALGTEGEAKALEVLEEYRSIFNGGRFYLEIQDNGLPDQAKMNPLLIALARRTGTPLVATNDCHYLNPGDDKLQEILLCLQTGKTISDPGRMRFGSPQFYVKSAEEFDRAFGHAAPDAIANTLAIAERCNVKIELGVSKLPEIALPPGVTADGKLREIATAGLERRLEERSKREGGVPQTLVEEYRRRLAYELSVIEKTGFASYFLIVADFIGWAKDERIPVGPGRGSAAGSLVAFCVRITEVDPIRYKLLFERFLNPERVSLPDIDCDFCKNRREEVIAYVQRKYGVENVAQLITFGTWKPRGAVRDVGRVLEMPYAEVDRIAKMIPADLKMTVEDALKAEPRFREMIDANPKIADLFRFAGEIEGRNRHAGTHASAVVIANRPITDYSPLYRQATGEITTQYEMNPIERVGLVKFDFLGLRTLTAIDDTLKLLKEIRGIEIDPNALELTDAETYELMGRGDTVGVFQAESGGFTQLAKNLKPDQFNHLVDMVALHRPGPLQSGMAADFVERRHGRRKVEFLLPQLKEILGDTYGVIVYQEQVMEIARALAGFTLGEADVLRKAMGKKDDALMERQKAHFLEGAKGNGIREAKAAAIFDLMAQFGGYGFNKSHSAAYALLAYQTAYLKTHYPVEYFSALMTSESGDTDKIIRYIGYCREKGIPILPPDVNESRYAFFPSDRAIRFGLSAIKGLGASAIEAILEARSGSPFRSVRDLLSRVDLRKVNKRALESMIKSGALDSLDPDRGRVFGELPTLLEEAQAEVRRRESGQFALFGEASGGKPGKRGRKGEAAAASWSRRERLSFEKETLGFYITGHPMDSFAGEIAMYANTTTGGLSALKNETEVRIGGLVTGLKEKVTRRGDKMANWTLEDLEGTVDVVVFPRQLPECREALASPEPVFLVGRLRIEEQGVKIHTEEIFRMENVRERLAKSVHFHLLLDRMAPGDIAELRKTILRNAGEKKGFLHAIRPGEFDAVIALPDGCGVSPSLDLARDLRGRFGYDVLRLHG
- the guaA gene encoding glutamine-hydrolyzing GMP synthase is translated as MLIARRIREQRVYSEIHPFNVGTEFVRGFAPAGIILSGGPSSVYDADAPRISREVLELGVPVLGICYGMQLVADLLGGKVGRSEEREYGVASIRGQWGSPLFLGIEEFRHDMQIPVWMSHGDRIDELPKGFTSIARSGSSPVAAMANPEGTIFGVQFHPEVVHTPRGTEILANFLFRVCGLSPDWTMHSFVESSVKRIREKTGSEGVVLGLSGGVDSSVAAVLLHKAIGDRLTCIFVDNGLLRGGEAEEVVRTFRDAIGLRLDFVDASAQFLEALAGVDDPERKRKIIGELFVRVFEQEARKIPGVGFLAQGTLYPDVIESVSFKGPSAVIKSHHNVGGLPERMHLKLVEPLRELFKDEVRELGRELGVPSRVLERQPFPGPGLAVRIIGPVTEERLRILREADLIVDAEIRAAGLYESIWQSFAVLLPIKTVGVMGDLRTYENVAAVRAVHSQDGMTADWVRLPYDVLQRISTRIINEVKGINRVAYDISSKPPGTIEWE
- the guaB gene encoding IMP dehydrogenase, encoding MTLAGEMVEGLTFDDVLLIPAESAVIPKDVDVTVDLTPDIRLNIPLVSAAMDTVTESDTAIAMAREGGIGIIHRNNTPDEQTIEVDRVKKSESGMISDPITVDPDQRVVEALDVMKKYRISGLPVTRDGKLVGILTNRDLRFETNFEQPIRSVMTKDDLVTVPVGTTLDQAREILHRNRIEKLLVVDGRNNLKGLITIKDILKITKYPDACKDALGRLRVGAAVSVSGWEERVQKLLKAGVDIVCVDTAHGHSRDVLRVVKAIRSTFRGVRMIAGNVATGEGTEALIKAGVDAVKVGVGPGSICTTRVVAGVGVPQFSAIMRCAKTAKRKGVTILADGGIKYSGDITKAMAAGASSVMIGSLFAGTEESPGEMILYQGRSYKVYRGMGSLEAMKKGSKDRYFQSHVETESKLVPEGIEGRVPNRGPLAGVVFQLVGGLKSGMGYVGARNIPELQKRASFLKITPAGLRESHVHDVIITKEAPNYRVE
- a CDS encoding exopolyphosphatase, whose protein sequence is GGGSTEFVFGPGEGESVSLSTGVVVLSTLLPLSDPPDPWELRAVSHYAGRRIEDGTRPFGRRGFRRLIGTAGTFTTLAAMERGMTRYDPDRINGTRLSAGSVRRWADRLGRMTNAQRRRVPGMEKGRERYVVFGTLLIVAALERFRVSGVTVSDAGLLEGILAGVG